A DNA window from Flavobacterium sp. contains the following coding sequences:
- a CDS encoding glycosyltransferase family 4 protein, which translates to MKILIVNSFDNVGGAARAAYRLHKSLLLKGVDSTMLVQRKLSDDYTVHAFPNSLFQELLAKIKHILDLIPLRFYKKKNKTLFSPSWLGFNNVVNQINAFNPDIVHLHWICGGMIKVEDLAKIKAQIVWTLHDNWAFTGGCHIMWDCNKYKANCGSCPRLGSDKENDLSRYVFNRKKKTYSKIPNMVIIGLSQWITNCAKESTLFKTHKIVNLPNPIDTDLFSPFDKELSRNLWKFPKDKKLVLFGAMVATSDINKGYQELKGALELLDNDNIELVIFGSSEPKEKDFLKFKTHYLGHLSDDVSLVSLYNAVDLVVVPSLQETLPQVAIEAMSCGTPVVAFGHTGLLDIVEHFKTGYLARPFEKEDLANGIQWVLNDDNHKQLSVNSRTKIVENFSSSIVTENYMKLYDEILLDRKNIND; encoded by the coding sequence ATGAAAATATTAATAGTTAATTCATTTGATAATGTTGGTGGAGCAGCAAGAGCAGCATATAGATTGCATAAATCTCTTTTATTAAAAGGAGTTGATAGTACTATGCTCGTGCAGCGCAAATTAAGTGATGATTACACAGTACATGCTTTTCCAAATAGCCTTTTTCAAGAGTTACTTGCTAAAATCAAGCATATATTAGATTTGATTCCACTAAGATTTTATAAAAAAAAAAATAAAACACTTTTTAGTCCCTCATGGTTAGGTTTTAATAATGTTGTTAATCAAATAAATGCATTTAATCCTGATATTGTTCACTTACATTGGATTTGTGGAGGAATGATTAAAGTTGAAGATTTAGCAAAAATTAAAGCGCAAATTGTTTGGACATTGCATGATAATTGGGCCTTCACAGGAGGGTGTCATATTATGTGGGATTGCAATAAATATAAAGCAAATTGTGGAAGTTGCCCAAGACTAGGCAGCGATAAGGAAAATGATTTGAGTAGGTATGTTTTTAATCGAAAAAAGAAAACATACTCTAAAATACCTAATATGGTTATTATTGGTTTGAGTCAATGGATTACAAATTGCGCAAAAGAGAGTACGTTGTTTAAAACACATAAAATCGTTAATCTTCCAAATCCTATTGACACAGATTTATTTTCTCCTTTCGATAAGGAATTATCAAGAAATTTGTGGAAATTTCCTAAAGATAAAAAATTAGTATTATTTGGAGCGATGGTTGCTACAAGTGACATTAATAAAGGATATCAAGAATTGAAAGGAGCATTAGAGTTATTAGACAATGATAATATTGAGTTGGTTATTTTTGGAAGTAGTGAACCTAAAGAGAAAGATTTTTTAAAATTTAAAACACATTATTTAGGTCATTTGAGTGATGATGTTAGTTTAGTTTCCTTGTATAATGCGGTTGATTTAGTAGTTGTACCTAGTTTGCAAGAAACATTACCACAAGTTGCAATCGAAGCGATGTCATGTGGTACTCCAGTAGTTGCTTTTGGGCATACAGGATTATTAGATATTGTTGAGCATTTTAAAACGGGATATTTGGCTAGACCATTCGAAAAGGAAGATTTAGCAAATGGTATTCAATGGGTTTTAAATGATGATAATCATAAACAGCTTTCTGTTAATTCAAGAACAAAAATTGTTGAGAATTTTAGTTCGTCAATTGTAACAGAAAACTATATGAAACTTTATGATGAAATTTTATTAGACAGAAAAAATATTAATGATTAG